One region of Haloprofundus salilacus genomic DNA includes:
- a CDS encoding ABC transporter ATP-binding protein — MGTAVDDDPFEAQRQQTDNPMRRLFSEYGRQNAFQFAVGLLASVVARLLDLLPPVVLGIAIDAVFGDKEYAQAVADTIPVSAAAVSGVIPATQTEQFYFSVGLIAFGFFGGAVFHWTRNWGWNSFAQNIQHAIRTDTYDKMQRLNMDFFADKQTGEMMSILSNDVNRLERFLNDGMNSFFRLSVMVVAIAAILFSMNWQLALVALLPVPLIALFTWKFVDIIQPKYADVRSSVGTLNSRLENNLGGIQVIKTSNTEGYESDRVDDVSMDYFDANWDAIRTRIKFFPGLRVLAGIGFVITFFVGGLWVFAGPPGPFTEALSIGQFVTFIVLTQRFIWPMAQFGQIINMYQRARASSARIFGLMDEPSRIAEDPDADALVVDEGRVEYDSVTFGYDEDETIVEDVDFEVDGGETLALVGPTGAGKSTILKLLLRMYDVDEGRIEIDGQDLRDVTIPSLRQAIGYVSQETFMFYGTVRDNIAYGTFDASHEEIVQAAKAAEAHEFIENLSEGYDTEIGERGVKLSGGQRQRLSIARAILKDPEILVLDEATSDVDTETEMLIQRSLDRLTENRTTFAIAHRLSTIKDADRILVLEGGRVKERGTHEELLSNDDLYAHLWGVQAGEIDELPEEFIERATRRQARTEAQDD, encoded by the coding sequence ATGGGAACGGCCGTAGACGACGACCCCTTCGAAGCGCAGCGACAGCAGACGGACAACCCGATGCGCCGACTGTTCTCCGAGTACGGTCGGCAGAACGCCTTCCAGTTCGCCGTCGGGCTGCTCGCCAGTGTCGTCGCCCGACTCCTCGACTTGCTCCCGCCGGTGGTGCTCGGTATCGCTATCGACGCGGTGTTCGGCGACAAGGAGTACGCGCAGGCCGTCGCCGACACGATTCCCGTGTCGGCCGCCGCCGTCTCGGGCGTGATTCCGGCCACGCAGACCGAACAGTTCTACTTCTCGGTCGGTCTCATCGCCTTCGGCTTCTTCGGCGGCGCGGTGTTCCACTGGACGCGCAACTGGGGGTGGAACTCCTTCGCGCAGAACATCCAGCACGCCATCCGGACCGACACGTACGACAAGATGCAGCGGTTGAACATGGACTTCTTCGCCGACAAGCAGACCGGCGAGATGATGTCAATCCTCTCGAACGACGTCAACCGCCTCGAACGGTTCCTCAACGACGGGATGAACTCCTTCTTCCGCCTGTCGGTGATGGTCGTCGCCATCGCGGCGATCCTCTTCTCGATGAACTGGCAACTGGCGCTCGTCGCGCTCCTCCCGGTGCCGCTCATCGCGCTGTTCACCTGGAAGTTCGTCGACATCATCCAACCCAAATACGCTGACGTTCGCTCCTCGGTGGGGACGCTCAACTCCCGACTGGAGAACAACCTCGGCGGCATTCAGGTCATCAAAACGTCGAACACGGAGGGTTACGAGTCCGACCGCGTCGACGACGTGTCGATGGACTACTTCGACGCCAACTGGGACGCGATTCGCACGCGCATCAAGTTCTTCCCCGGACTGCGCGTCCTCGCCGGCATCGGCTTCGTCATCACGTTCTTTGTCGGCGGTCTGTGGGTGTTCGCCGGCCCGCCGGGACCGTTCACGGAGGCGCTCTCCATCGGCCAGTTCGTCACCTTCATCGTCCTCACCCAGCGGTTCATCTGGCCGATGGCGCAGTTCGGACAGATTATCAACATGTACCAGCGCGCCCGCGCCTCCTCGGCCCGTATCTTCGGGCTGATGGACGAACCCTCGCGCATCGCCGAGGACCCCGACGCCGACGCACTCGTCGTCGACGAGGGACGCGTCGAGTACGATTCGGTCACCTTCGGCTACGACGAGGACGAGACCATCGTCGAAGACGTCGACTTCGAGGTCGACGGCGGTGAGACGCTCGCGCTCGTCGGTCCGACCGGCGCGGGCAAGTCGACGATTCTCAAACTCCTCCTGCGGATGTACGACGTCGACGAGGGGCGAATCGAAATCGACGGCCAGGACCTCCGCGACGTGACGATTCCGAGCCTCCGGCAGGCCATCGGCTACGTCAGTCAGGAGACGTTCATGTTCTACGGAACCGTCCGCGACAACATCGCGTACGGGACGTTCGACGCCAGCCACGAGGAGATAGTCCAGGCCGCGAAAGCCGCCGAGGCTCACGAGTTCATCGAGAACCTCTCCGAGGGCTACGACACCGAAATCGGCGAGCGCGGGGTAAAACTCTCGGGCGGGCAGCGCCAGCGTCTCTCCATCGCTCGCGCCATCCTGAAAGACCCCGAAATACTCGTCCTTGACGAGGCCACCTCCGACGTGGACACCGAGACGGAGATGCTCATCCAGCGGAGCCTCGACCGACTCACGGAGAACCGGACGACGTTCGCTATCGCGCACCGACTCTCGACTATCAAGGACGCCGACCGGATTCTCGTTCTCGAAGGCGGGAGAGTCAAGGAGCGCGGGACTCACGAGGAACTCCTCTCCAACGACGACCTCTACGCCCACCTCTGGGGCGTCCAGGCCGGCGAGATAGACGAACTCCCGGAGGAGTTCATCGAACGCGCGACGCGTCGTCAGGCGCGAACCGAAGCGCAAGACGACTAA
- the azf gene encoding NAD-dependent glucose-6-phosphate dehydrogenase Azf: MDDPVLLTGAGGRVGQAILGGIGADHDWRLLDREPLADDKLPPGTSRDDVYVTDVTDREAIRTALEGVGAVIHLAGDPRPEAPWDSVLRNNIDGTQALFETAAEAGVDKVAFASSNHAVSAFETDRRTPDIYRPESEFLLDGSELPRPGNLYGVSKAAGETLGRYYHDQTGLSVVCVRIGNLTRDHPPIDYERGQAMWLSYRDCAHLFDCCIRADYGYEIVYGISDNDRKYYSIDRTREVLGYDPQDNSAEFE, encoded by the coding sequence ATGGACGACCCGGTTCTACTGACGGGCGCGGGCGGGCGCGTCGGCCAAGCCATCCTCGGTGGTATCGGCGCGGACCACGACTGGCGACTGCTCGACCGCGAACCACTCGCAGACGACAAACTCCCCCCGGGAACGAGCCGAGACGACGTGTACGTCACCGACGTCACGGATCGAGAGGCGATCAGGACGGCCCTCGAAGGCGTCGGTGCGGTTATTCACCTCGCGGGCGACCCGCGTCCGGAAGCGCCCTGGGACAGCGTGCTCCGGAACAACATCGACGGTACGCAGGCGCTGTTCGAGACGGCGGCCGAGGCGGGAGTCGACAAAGTCGCGTTTGCCTCCTCGAACCACGCCGTGAGCGCCTTCGAGACCGACCGCCGAACGCCGGACATCTACCGCCCCGAGAGCGAGTTCCTGCTCGACGGGAGCGAACTCCCGCGGCCCGGAAACCTCTATGGCGTGAGCAAAGCCGCCGGCGAGACGCTCGGTCGGTACTACCACGACCAGACCGGTCTCTCCGTCGTCTGCGTCCGCATTGGCAACCTGACGCGCGACCACCCGCCGATAGATTACGAGCGCGGACAGGCGATGTGGCTCTCGTACCGCGACTGCGCGCACCTGTTCGACTGCTGCATCCGCGCCGACTACGGCTACGAAATCGTCTACGGCATCAGCGACAACGACCGCAAGTACTACTCCATCGACCGCACCCGTGAGGTGCTCGGCTACGACCCGCAGGACAACTCCGCCGAGTTCGAGTGA
- a CDS encoding DUF5789 family protein, producing the protein MSNDEGDDSRELGVEFGELEPELESHDYPTTTEELVDEYGDYELELSDETRTFSEVMEPYQEEMDQDFEDAEEVKQAVLNMVGSEAVGRQRYSDRGNEQSQDEQESI; encoded by the coding sequence ATGAGTAACGACGAAGGCGACGACAGTCGCGAGTTGGGCGTCGAGTTCGGCGAGTTGGAGCCGGAGCTTGAGTCGCACGACTACCCGACGACGACCGAGGAACTCGTCGACGAGTACGGCGATTACGAACTCGAACTCTCGGACGAGACGCGGACGTTCAGCGAAGTTATGGAGCCATATCAAGAGGAGATGGACCAGGACTTCGAAGACGCCGAGGAGGTCAAGCAGGCGGTGCTCAATATGGTCGGGTCGGAAGCGGTCGGCCGTCAGCGATACAGCGACCGCGGCAACGAGCAGTCGCAGGACGAACAGGAGTCGATCTGA
- a CDS encoding DUF309 domain-containing protein, which produces MENALRAGVAIYNVGEYHDAHDAWEKWWLDADDGEDDERLLHGLIQFTAVVHHARRRNWSGAQRLAGSAREYLTGLPDDYRGVDLAAVRAELARLAADPERAERRRPMRLTYDGEALSLDDLNFEAAAVVAHVRAENDDRFDEGRIAAGVEAAREEREGGFETRYIALVMDFATGSDAERPIIYRRLCDHLERREQKERDVEGLFE; this is translated from the coding sequence ATGGAGAACGCGCTCCGAGCCGGCGTCGCCATCTACAACGTCGGCGAGTACCACGACGCCCACGACGCGTGGGAAAAGTGGTGGCTCGACGCCGACGACGGCGAAGACGACGAGCGACTGCTCCACGGTCTTATCCAGTTCACCGCCGTCGTCCACCACGCACGCCGTCGAAACTGGAGCGGGGCGCAGCGACTCGCCGGGAGCGCCCGCGAGTACCTGACCGGTCTCCCCGACGATTACCGCGGCGTCGACCTCGCGGCGGTCCGAGCGGAACTCGCACGTCTCGCAGCGGACCCCGAACGCGCCGAGCGACGGCGACCGATGCGACTCACGTACGACGGCGAGGCGCTCTCACTCGACGACCTGAACTTCGAGGCGGCGGCCGTCGTCGCGCACGTCCGAGCGGAGAACGACGACCGATTCGACGAGGGACGAATCGCGGCGGGCGTCGAGGCCGCCCGCGAAGAGCGGGAGGGTGGCTTCGAGACGCGGTACATCGCGCTGGTGATGGATTTTGCGACCGGGAGCGACGCCGAACGACCGATAATCTACCGGCGGCTCTGTGACCACCTCGAGCGTCGCGAGCAGAAGGAACGCGACGTAGAAGGACTGTTCGAGTAA
- a CDS encoding DUF5790 family protein yields MSQSKLGDDELFGEAAAEMREDVEEHLAAARETLPEGDDIWETEADNVLGVLNGLRSALDTGDAEDHLRQAKKWYTIGERADAFEDADDLAEAIEEVEELLEQITEAHENVSELASTVPQLRGALDEAHEETDADEDEEGDEEETEADEEEEDEEDEE; encoded by the coding sequence ATGAGTCAATCGAAACTGGGCGACGACGAGCTATTCGGCGAGGCGGCCGCAGAGATGCGCGAGGACGTCGAAGAACACCTCGCCGCGGCGCGCGAGACGCTCCCCGAAGGCGACGACATCTGGGAGACGGAAGCCGACAACGTCCTCGGCGTGCTCAACGGCCTGCGCTCGGCGCTCGACACCGGCGACGCCGAAGACCACCTCCGACAGGCGAAGAAGTGGTACACCATCGGCGAGCGCGCCGACGCATTCGAGGACGCCGACGACCTCGCAGAAGCCATCGAGGAAGTCGAGGAACTCCTCGAGCAGATCACCGAGGCTCACGAGAACGTGAGCGAACTCGCGAGCACCGTCCCGCAGCTCCGCGGCGCGCTGGACGAGGCGCACGAGGAGACCGACGCCGACGAGGACGAAGAGGGAGACGAGGAAGAAACGGAAGCCGACGAGGAAGAAGAAGACGAAGAAGACGAAGAGTAA
- a CDS encoding TIGR03557 family F420-dependent LLM class oxidoreductase — translation MTNFGYTLSSEEHTPNDLVDYAQEAEQRGYDFVSISDHYHPWVSEQGHAPFVWSTLGGVATATEEIDVVVGVSCPIMRMHPAIFAQATATTAQMLGDRFVWGVGTGENLNEHILSDHWPPHRVRLEMLEEAVEVVRKLWEGGQTSHYGKHYTVENARLFTLPEETPPIAVSAYGERAAKAAADFGDGFWCVGPQEKPLQIFEENGGEGPKFAQMTVCYAKDEDEAVETAYEQWPNSFVPGELASILPTPTHFEQASQAVTKEDVREADSVITDPDPETHIENVEKFVNAGYDHVYVHQVGDDQESFFEFYDEEVWPSFDFD, via the coding sequence ATGACGAACTTTGGCTACACGCTGTCGAGCGAGGAGCACACCCCGAACGACCTCGTCGACTACGCCCAAGAGGCAGAACAGCGAGGATACGACTTCGTCTCCATCTCGGACCACTACCACCCGTGGGTGAGCGAACAGGGGCACGCGCCGTTCGTCTGGTCGACGCTCGGCGGCGTCGCGACGGCCACGGAGGAGATAGACGTCGTCGTCGGTGTCTCCTGTCCGATTATGCGGATGCATCCGGCGATATTCGCGCAGGCGACGGCGACGACGGCGCAGATGCTCGGCGACCGATTCGTCTGGGGCGTCGGCACCGGCGAGAACCTCAACGAACACATCCTCAGCGACCACTGGCCGCCCCACCGAGTCCGACTGGAGATGCTCGAAGAGGCCGTCGAGGTCGTCCGAAAACTCTGGGAGGGCGGGCAGACGAGTCACTATGGGAAACACTACACCGTCGAGAACGCCCGCCTGTTCACGCTCCCCGAGGAGACGCCGCCCATCGCCGTCTCCGCCTACGGCGAGCGCGCGGCGAAGGCGGCCGCCGACTTCGGCGACGGCTTCTGGTGCGTCGGCCCGCAGGAGAAACCCCTCCAGATATTCGAGGAGAACGGCGGCGAGGGGCCGAAGTTCGCCCAGATGACCGTCTGCTACGCCAAGGACGAGGACGAGGCCGTCGAGACGGCCTACGAGCAGTGGCCGAACTCGTTCGTGCCGGGCGAACTCGCCTCGATACTTCCGACGCCGACGCACTTCGAGCAGGCGTCGCAGGCCGTCACGAAGGAGGACGTCCGCGAGGCCGACAGCGTCATCACCGACCCCGACCCGGAGACCCACATCGAGAACGTCGAGAAGTTCGTCAACGCGGGCTACGATCACGTGTACGTCCACCAGGTCGGCGACGACCAGGAGTCGTTCTTCGAGTTCTACGACGAAGAGGTGTGGCCGTCGTTCGACTTCGACTGA
- a CDS encoding HNH endonuclease yields MGIVRRDGKWRLDKREAGVYEVTFENQPELKIVTSDYSPRGFMDERTDFSIEVREVDSFSEAEALFEEVAKGSSSRIGGHSLPIGANESETFDGSGEDYSLSDLPPVGALLFGTLVGGILINSSGLAVQSMSFLIGVAFFILPLAVLAFTYREYASNGPKAAITYLFTVEESNKDNSRSEDETPDRTPPAPQALKNELYFERAERKCEWCNESIDSHETHHIRPRSEGGPNEPNNLIILCPNCHDKADRGMISRSKLKRVVSMNSKQ; encoded by the coding sequence ATGGGTATTGTACGAAGAGACGGAAAGTGGAGGCTTGACAAACGGGAGGCAGGTGTCTACGAAGTCACCTTTGAGAATCAACCAGAACTGAAGATAGTGACCTCTGACTACAGTCCACGCGGTTTCATGGATGAACGGACTGACTTCTCCATCGAAGTACGGGAAGTCGATTCCTTCTCCGAAGCAGAGGCCCTTTTCGAAGAGGTAGCTAAGGGAAGCTCCTCCAGAATCGGCGGGCATTCTCTGCCGATTGGAGCTAATGAGTCAGAAACTTTTGATGGGAGTGGAGAGGATTACAGCCTTTCCGACCTTCCACCCGTAGGTGCTCTCTTATTTGGTACATTAGTGGGGGGTATCCTCATCAACTCGAGTGGGTTGGCTGTCCAATCAATGAGCTTCCTAATTGGAGTTGCCTTCTTCATACTCCCTCTTGCCGTTCTCGCATTCACCTACCGAGAATATGCTTCTAACGGGCCAAAAGCTGCTATTACATACTTATTCACCGTGGAGGAGAGCAACAAGGATAACTCACGCTCTGAGGACGAGACACCTGACCGAACACCACCTGCTCCTCAAGCATTAAAGAACGAGCTATACTTCGAGCGAGCTGAGCGCAAATGCGAGTGGTGCAATGAATCCATTGACTCACACGAAACGCATCACATCAGACCTCGGAGCGAGGGTGGACCAAATGAGCCGAACAATTTGATTATTCTTTGCCCGAATTGCCATGATAAGGCTGACCGTGGAATGATTTCTCGCTCAAAGCTCAAAAGAGTAGTTTCGATGAACAGCAAGCAATAA
- a CDS encoding single-stranded DNA binding protein — MGAIEEVYEDLDTDVEFEEFEAAVEEKVEQMGGLADEETAAMLIAHELRDEEVNGIADVEPGMDEVKFLGKVVSVGELRTFERDGEDEDGRVINVEVADETGRIRVSFWDEIAESIADGELEVGQVLRIKGRPKDGYNGVEVNVDQAEPDPDAEVDVQILDSYRVEDISLGLSDVNLKGQVLDSGTVRTFSRDDGSEGRVSNLALGDPTGRIRVTLWDDKADLAEEFDAGESVEVVDGYVRERDGNLELHVGSRGAVERLDENVQYVPETTDIGSLEIDQTVDIAGGVIEADPKRTFERKDGSEGQVRNIRVKDDTGDVRVALWGEKADTEVELADHVVLADVEIKDGWQEDIEASAGWRSTVTVQKDAPASGESASGGAGSNAGGLSAFGGDSSGSSDDASSSDSAASSGSTSGSGDARSGAAAATVEADSASADGETVEFTGTVVQAGDPVILDNGTETRSVDTGANLRLGETVTVRGTLSGDRIDADEVL, encoded by the coding sequence ATGGGCGCGATAGAAGAGGTGTACGAGGACCTCGACACCGACGTGGAGTTCGAGGAATTCGAAGCCGCCGTCGAGGAGAAAGTCGAGCAGATGGGCGGTCTCGCCGACGAGGAGACGGCGGCGATGCTTATCGCCCACGAACTGCGCGACGAGGAGGTCAACGGCATCGCCGACGTCGAACCCGGAATGGACGAGGTGAAGTTCCTCGGCAAGGTCGTCAGCGTCGGGGAACTTCGGACGTTCGAGCGTGACGGCGAAGACGAGGACGGTCGGGTCATTAACGTCGAAGTCGCCGACGAGACTGGCCGAATCCGCGTCTCCTTCTGGGACGAGATCGCCGAATCCATCGCCGACGGCGAACTGGAGGTCGGACAGGTGCTCCGCATCAAAGGTCGTCCGAAGGACGGCTACAACGGCGTCGAGGTGAACGTCGACCAGGCCGAACCGGACCCCGACGCCGAGGTCGACGTGCAGATTCTCGACAGCTACCGCGTCGAGGACATCTCGCTCGGTCTCTCAGACGTGAACCTCAAGGGCCAAGTACTCGACAGCGGCACCGTCCGCACCTTCTCGCGCGACGATGGCTCGGAGGGTCGCGTCTCGAACCTCGCGCTCGGCGACCCGACCGGACGCATCCGCGTCACACTCTGGGACGACAAGGCCGACCTCGCCGAGGAGTTCGACGCGGGCGAGAGCGTCGAAGTCGTCGACGGCTACGTGCGCGAGCGCGACGGCAACCTCGAACTCCACGTCGGCTCCCGCGGCGCGGTCGAGCGCCTCGACGAGAACGTCCAGTACGTCCCCGAGACGACGGATATCGGCTCGCTCGAAATCGATCAGACCGTCGACATCGCCGGCGGCGTCATCGAGGCCGACCCCAAGCGGACGTTCGAGCGCAAAGACGGCTCGGAAGGGCAGGTCAGAAACATCCGCGTGAAGGACGACACCGGCGACGTGCGCGTCGCGCTCTGGGGCGAGAAAGCCGATACGGAGGTCGAACTCGCCGACCACGTCGTCCTCGCGGACGTCGAGATAAAAGACGGCTGGCAGGAGGACATCGAAGCCTCTGCGGGCTGGCGCTCGACCGTGACCGTCCAGAAGGACGCCCCCGCTTCCGGTGAGAGTGCGAGCGGTGGTGCGGGTTCGAACGCCGGCGGACTGTCCGCGTTCGGCGGCGATTCGAGCGGTAGTTCCGACGACGCCAGCAGTTCCGACAGCGCAGCCAGCTCCGGCAGTACCAGCGGCTCTGGCGACGCTCGATCCGGCGCCGCAGCGGCGACGGTCGAAGCCGATAGCGCGAGTGCCGACGGCGAGACGGTCGAGTTCACCGGCACCGTCGTCCAGGCGGGCGACCCCGTCATTCTCGACAATGGAACCGAGACGCGCAGCGTCGACACCGGCGCGAACCTCCGACTCGGCGAGACGGTCACCGTGCGCGGGACGCTCTCGGGCGACCGCATCGACGCCGACGAAGTGCTCTGA
- a CDS encoding dihydroneopterin aldolase family protein — MVTDAEQACFEAGIKFGSLYHQFAGTPVSVDSARSLEAAMAEAIENQPHCETVAVEILDDRVDDAIDHENGYTELTGSLMEVEMEVRYESVRVRTCMEMEDGYPLMKLVSVDA, encoded by the coding sequence ATGGTCACCGACGCAGAGCAGGCGTGTTTCGAGGCGGGAATCAAGTTCGGGTCGCTCTACCACCAGTTCGCCGGAACGCCCGTCAGCGTCGACAGCGCGCGGAGCCTCGAAGCCGCGATGGCGGAGGCCATCGAGAACCAACCGCACTGCGAGACGGTCGCGGTGGAGATTCTCGACGACCGAGTCGACGACGCCATCGACCACGAGAACGGCTACACCGAACTCACCGGATCGCTCATGGAAGTCGAGATGGAGGTGCGCTACGAGTCGGTCCGCGTCCGCACGTGCATGGAGATGGAGGACGGCTACCCGTTGATGAAACTGGTCAGTGTCGACGCATAG
- a CDS encoding DUF7553 family protein, with protein sequence MEHSNEPIADARAEIRRASEDADGEAREQLLSLDEGLTELAGDKVENDGPPKENRVKQVEEKIVGLANELDDDHRAQDRLETARDYLDQYRQERGIPTDGE encoded by the coding sequence ATGGAGCACTCGAACGAACCCATCGCGGACGCGCGAGCGGAGATTCGCCGAGCGAGCGAGGACGCCGACGGGGAGGCGCGCGAGCAGTTGCTGTCGCTCGACGAGGGGCTGACGGAACTCGCCGGCGACAAAGTCGAGAACGACGGACCGCCGAAAGAGAACCGCGTCAAGCAGGTCGAGGAGAAGATCGTCGGGTTGGCGAACGAACTCGACGACGACCACCGAGCACAGGATCGGCTCGAGACGGCTCGCGACTATCTCGACCAGTACCGACAGGAGCGGGGGATTCCGACCGACGGGGAGTAG
- a CDS encoding glycerophosphodiester phosphodiesterase family protein, whose translation MDRNRSIEVDRRTFVKGTGAALGTAAVGGVATADGVAKDDEHDEGDATDGDGVEFGEDDDPIEIAHRGFAGRYPENTVAAAVGSGLANADAIEIDVVPCADGEVVVFHDDGLSERDDDGLTDEEGLVWETDCETVLQAEVLESGETVPTLEELMDAIPTELAVNIELKNPGSEDLAFAEDVAGDELERRKELWRPFVENVFDIASNYENEILVSSFYEAALAVTREIDETIPVAFLFWDSIEEGLRVTREYDCEALHPPFDMIQGTPFFNSGAYIEDSDFSDIDLLEIAHEEGREVNVYTVTTWYEAEQLAAAGVDGLIADYPGLLTASDPGRGNDD comes from the coding sequence ATGGATCGAAACCGATCTATCGAGGTAGACAGACGGACGTTCGTGAAGGGAACCGGTGCAGCACTCGGCACCGCCGCGGTCGGCGGCGTCGCGACGGCCGACGGTGTGGCGAAGGACGACGAACACGACGAGGGCGACGCCACCGACGGCGACGGCGTCGAGTTCGGCGAGGACGACGACCCGATCGAGATCGCCCACCGAGGGTTCGCGGGTCGATACCCGGAGAACACGGTCGCGGCGGCCGTAGGGTCGGGACTCGCGAACGCGGACGCGATAGAGATCGACGTCGTTCCGTGTGCGGACGGAGAAGTCGTGGTCTTTCACGACGATGGCCTCTCGGAACGCGACGACGACGGTCTCACCGACGAGGAGGGCCTCGTCTGGGAGACCGACTGCGAGACGGTACTGCAGGCGGAGGTGTTAGAGAGCGGTGAGACCGTGCCGACGCTCGAGGAGCTGATGGACGCGATTCCGACGGAACTCGCGGTCAACATCGAACTGAAGAACCCCGGCTCCGAGGACCTCGCGTTCGCCGAGGACGTCGCCGGCGACGAACTCGAGCGGCGAAAGGAGCTGTGGCGCCCCTTCGTCGAGAACGTCTTCGACATCGCGTCGAACTACGAGAACGAGATTCTCGTCTCGTCGTTCTACGAGGCTGCGCTCGCCGTGACCCGGGAGATTGACGAGACGATTCCGGTCGCCTTTCTCTTCTGGGACTCCATCGAAGAGGGTCTCAGAGTCACTCGGGAGTACGACTGCGAGGCGCTGCATCCACCGTTCGACATGATTCAGGGAACGCCGTTTTTCAACAGCGGCGCCTACATCGAGGACTCCGACTTCTCGGACATCGACCTTCTCGAAATCGCCCACGAGGAGGGGCGGGAGGTGAACGTGTACACCGTCACGACGTGGTACGAAGCCGAGCAACTCGCCGCCGCGGGCGTCGACGGACTTATCGCCGACTACCCCGGGCTGTTGACAGCGAGCGACCCGGGTCGCGGGAACGACGACTGA
- a CDS encoding histone, with protein MSVELPFAPVDTLIRRNAGELRVSADAAEELARRIQIHGARLAEDAAERATADGRKTLMAEDFGVEQVVSRDALELPIAPIDRIARLDIDDQYRVSMEARIALADILEDYANNVASAATKLAHHADRRTVQAEDIETYFSLFE; from the coding sequence ATGAGTGTCGAGTTACCGTTCGCCCCCGTCGATACGCTCATCCGACGGAACGCGGGCGAACTCCGAGTCAGCGCCGACGCGGCCGAAGAACTCGCACGTCGCATCCAGATCCACGGCGCTCGACTCGCCGAGGACGCCGCCGAGCGCGCGACCGCGGACGGTCGAAAGACACTGATGGCCGAGGATTTCGGCGTCGAACAGGTCGTCAGTCGTGACGCGCTCGAACTCCCCATCGCTCCCATCGACCGCATCGCGCGACTCGATATCGACGACCAGTACCGCGTCTCGATGGAGGCGCGCATCGCGCTCGCGGACATCCTCGAAGATTACGCCAACAACGTCGCGAGCGCGGCCACCAAACTCGCACACCACGCCGACCGGCGCACCGTTCAGGCCGAAGACATCGAGACGTACTTCTCCCTCTTCGAGTAG
- a CDS encoding creatininase family protein, producing MHLTDAAWTDVRDLDADLALLPVGSTEQHGPHAPLGTDALTAEAVAAAGADASDQDVVVAPTVPVGIAEEHRQFPGTLWVSEETFRAYVRETVQSLAYHGFDRVVVVNGHGGNVGALREVTARISRHDDAYAVSFTWFEAVGEHATRMGHGGPLETALLRHIAPETVQEDRMEEARAGAADRWGEWVASVNLAHDSAEFAENGVVGDPNDGDAALGEELLDTAAAALAQVLDAVTERDVSRPERRS from the coding sequence ATGCATCTCACCGACGCCGCGTGGACCGACGTCCGCGACCTCGACGCCGACCTCGCGTTACTCCCGGTCGGCAGCACCGAACAGCACGGCCCGCACGCGCCCCTCGGAACCGACGCGCTCACCGCCGAAGCCGTCGCCGCCGCGGGTGCCGACGCTTCGGACCAAGACGTCGTCGTCGCGCCGACTGTCCCCGTCGGTATCGCCGAGGAACACCGACAGTTCCCGGGGACGCTCTGGGTGTCGGAGGAGACGTTTCGCGCGTACGTCCGCGAGACGGTCCAGAGTCTGGCCTACCACGGCTTCGACCGCGTCGTCGTCGTCAACGGACACGGCGGCAACGTCGGCGCGCTCCGCGAGGTGACGGCGAGGATTTCTCGCCATGACGACGCCTACGCCGTCTCGTTCACGTGGTTCGAGGCTGTCGGCGAACACGCGACGCGGATGGGACACGGCGGGCCGCTGGAGACGGCGCTGCTCAGACATATCGCGCCGGAGACGGTGCAAGAAGACCGGATGGAGGAAGCGAGAGCGGGGGCGGCCGACCGATGGGGCGAGTGGGTCGCGAGCGTCAACCTCGCGCACGACTCGGCGGAGTTCGCCGAGAACGGCGTCGTCGGCGACCCGAACGACGGCGACGCAGCGCTGGGCGAGGAACTGCTCGATACGGCGGCGGCGGCGCTTGCGCAGGTACTCGATGCGGTCACCGAGCGGGACGTGTCGCGACCGGAACGACGGTCGTAG